TGTCGAGAAGCGTGTGACGGATGGCAGGGGTGAAGTCGACGTGTGCAGGTCACGATGTGGCCGGGTAACCAGGAGACCAAGCCCTGATCTCGCAGGTAGTGTTGTGAGAACAATAAGATCAAAACAGGGCTGTGAATGGGGGGGGAAATAGAATGCAAACGGGCTGTTCAGGGCAGAGGGGAGCAGGGGAGCAGGGGAGCAGGTCGTCGCAGCTGGCTGCCAGGTGCGCCACCTCGACGCGCATGCGCATATTGCCTTGAGGAGAACCACAGCGGTTCGACTCCCACAGATGGCAGGCAGATGGTGTTTCCATAGTTCCGAGTAATTTCCTCGCCATGATGCACCTCCGGCTCAACTACTGTCGCTTTCGATATGTTGGACTATGCCTTGAAACTCATCAGTCTCATCATACCACAAGAGGCACTGCTCTCCTCAAATGATTTTTCCTGCTTCTAAAGCTAGAGGCGACGTAGAAGAAAATAAAGCGGAAAGGCTTACAAAAGCACAAAATGCGGCGTTCGCGAATCTCGTGCCGTAGGCGCCTCCTATCGCAACCGCAAGAGCACCGCCTCACCACATATACGCTCACACACGACATATCTAAGGCGTACTTCGATCTATACTTAAATCAAGCTAAGTGGTATTCGCATGTCATGTGGATCGTCTGACCATGCATACATCAAGATACATCAAGCACATGCTGTACAGTCCCATAGTTGGTCCCTTGCCACCTCACGTCAGTCGCACATGCCTTGCCTCAATCAGACAATGATggtttcttttttttcttcgtCATGTCGTGAAACGTCCCTTTACGGAGCCACCAAATGGCTAATCACCTTCTTTCCCTCGGGCAACGTAAAGTGCGATTGGACGGCGCCCCAGCTCTCCTCGTTGTAGCCCTCCTGCACCTTCTGACACGTCCGGAGGCCCCATTCCGAGACGCCCACCATGAGGCAGCTCTCGAACATGAAGGCGCAGCTcccctcgccgaccttgacGGGCTTCAGCTCGGCTTCCCGCGCGCCCTCGTTGCTCTCGGCGTCCGGCCCGTGGCCGCTCATGACGTTGTGCaggctcgcgccgccgggcacgaagcccccggcgccgccccgctTGGCGTCGTAGCCGCCGCGGATCAGGCCCATGAACTCGCTCATGGTGTTGCGGTGGTACCACGGCGGCCGGAAGgtgtcctcgccgacgagccagcgcggcgggaaGATGACGaagtcggccacggcggtgcCGGGGACGGGTGACGGGGCGGACAGGACGGTGAAGATGGAGGGGTCGGGATGGTCGAAGGTGATGGTGCCAATGGCGTTGAAGCGGCCGAGGTCGTACTTGTAGGGGTAGTAGTTTCCCTgccaggcgacgacgtcaaagGGCGTGTGGGCCTGCTTGGTCTCGAAGAGGCTGTTGTTGAACTTGACCGTGACGAGGAACGTCTGCGGGCCgtccgacgccgtcgcgccaaACTCGTCGCTGAAACAGGCCACGGGGGCCTGGAAGTcgcgggcgttggcgagACCGTTGGAGCCGATGGGCCCAAGCTCGGGGAGGTTGAAGTGACCCTGGTAGAGCTCGAGCGCGtagccgcgcgcgcgcccgctgaCGAGATGGACCTGGTACTTGACGCCGCGCGGGATGACGCAAATCTCCATCTGCCGGACGAGCAGCCACCCGAACTCGGTGCGGATATCCAGGTCGCCCTCCTGCGGGACGATgagcaggtcgccgtcggccgagtaGAAGACGGAGTCG
This sequence is a window from Purpureocillium takamizusanense chromosome 8, complete sequence. Protein-coding genes within it:
- a CDS encoding Homogentisate 1,2-dioxygenase (EggNog:ENOG503NY70~COG:E) is translated as MPVTQFETKEKYRYQNGFNSHFESEAVEGALPIGHNSPQKPPLGLYAEKLSGTAFTAPRHDNKQTWLYRVLPSCAHPPYQPAPETRTASGMPKDEASKMHYIPNQLRWDPFDHDEAKDLDFVSGLRLVAGAGDPTQKQGLGMFVYAAGKSMACDSVFYSADGDLLIVPQEGDLDIRTEFGWLLVRQMEICVIPRGVKYQVHLVSGRARGYALELYQGHFNLPELGPIGSNGLANARDFQAPVACFSDEFGATASDGPQTFLVTVKFNNSLFETKQAHTPFDVVAWQGNYYPYKYDLGRFNAIGTITFDHPDPSIFTVLSAPSPVPGTAVADFVIFPPRWLVGEDTFRPPWYHRNTMSEFMGLIRGGYDAKRGGAGGFVPGGASLHNVMSGHGPDAESNEGAREAELKPVKVGEGSCAFMFESCLMVGVSEWGLRTCQKVQEGYNEESWGAVQSHFTLPEGKKVISHLVAP